TCGGCAAAAAAGGCCAAGAAGTAATGAAGGTTAGTAGAAGGGATATTCCATATGTAGTTGCAAAAAAAATGGATGGAGCTACAACTGTTGCAGGAACAATGATCATTGCATCAATGACAGGAATTAAAGTCTTTGCAACTGGAGGAATAGGTGGAGTTCATAGGAATGCTCAAGATACTTTCGATATTTCTGCGGATCTCCAGGAACTTGCAAATACAGATGTTGCAGTTGTTTGTGCTGGGGCAAAATCTATATTAGATCTAGGACTAACGCTTGAATATCTTGAAACATTTGGTGTTCCTGTAATTGGTTATAAAACAGAAGAGTTACCGGCATTTTATACAAGAAAGAGTGGATATAAGGTAAATTTTAAACTCGATACACCTGAGGAAATAGCCGAATTTTTAAATGTAAAATGGGAATTAGATTTAAAAGGTGGGGCTGTTATAGCAAATCCAATACCGGAAAAATATCAGATGGATTATGAGATAATAACAAAAGCTATAGATGATGCTATAAAAGAAGCGGAAAAACTTGGAATAAAAGGAAAAGAAACAACACCGTTTTTACTTTCTAAAGTAAAAGAAATTACTGGAGGGAAAAGTTTAGAATCAAATATACAGCTTGTATATAATAATGCAAAATTAGCCGCTCAAATAGCGAAAGATTTATAATTGAATTTGTCAAATCTCTATTATCCAAGAGTGTATAATACGATGTCTAAAAAGTTAAATTCACTCAGGCAGCGATTATCCTTTTACCCACCGTAGGTGTTAATATTTGCGAAGCAAATATTAAAATGTTTTTATTTTAAAATCTTAAATCTTTATCCTATAACCCGCTGTAAGCGTGTAACACCGGAGGTATATCATGAGAATTTTTTGTACATCGGGACCTGTTGATAAAAAAACATGTTATTATATTGAGCGACCAGATATAATGGAAGAAGCACTTGAACATATAGAAAATTGGAGATATTTTAATATTATATCTCCAGAAGAGTCAGGTAAAACTACATTTTTGAAAACATTGATAGAAAATTTAAGAAACAAATATTTAACAATATATATATCATTAAATGGATATGGCAAAATAGGTTATGATGAATTCAAAAAAAAAATTTATAAATGATTTTAGAAAGTCCCTTAAAGAGATGGGAGCAGATGAATTAAAAATAAAAAATTTAAAAAGAATAAATAATATTATTTTTGAAATAGCAGAAAAAGAAAATAAAGAAATAATATTGATGGTAGATGATTTTGAAAAATTAAAAACTTTAGAAGTATTAAATGAATTTTTGCATACAATAAGAGCGATGTTTCATATGAAAAAAGAATATAAATTGAGAAGTGTAATATTTTCAGGTGCAAAATATATTCCTATAATGCCTGATGATAAAGGGAGTCCTTACAACATAGCAGAACACATGGAAATACCCTACTTTACGAAAGGACAAGTATATGATTTACTTTCACAACATGAAAAAGAAACAGGACAAATATTCGAAGAAAAAGTAAAAGAATTAATATGGCACAACGCAGCAGGACAACCAGGATTAACCAATGGTCTTGCATATGATTTAGTAATGAAAAAAGCAAAAGGAGAAAAAATAATAACAGAAAAACATTTTGAAAAAACGTTATATGATTACATGTATGTTTATATAGACAAAAACATAGCAAATATAATAAACAAAGCAAAAAATGAAAAGGATTTAATAATGAAAATATTATTTGAACCAAATAATGTAGAATTTAATATATATGACGAAAACATAAAATTCTTATATTTAAATGGTTTAATAGACAATTGTAATGGAAAGTGCTGTGTAAGGGTACCATTATACTATAAAGCATTATATGCAAGGTTTAAACCAAAAGTAAATATTGATAATAGTTGATTAACGATGATTGAAATAATAGTGATTATCTATATAATTTTTGTGAGGTGCGTCTAAATGAGACGAGCTTTCGGATTATTAAGCATAATAATATTTTTTATTTTTACAAGTGTTAGTATTTTCATTAATAAAAATTGGTGGAATATTCTCAACTATACTTTCAGCAAACTTGGAAAACCAGCGCTCGCTTTATCGCCATGGATTTTTTCTGTAGGAGTCATAATCGGTGGAATTTTTATGAGTATCCATGGATTTCTTGTTATTTCACACTCCGAAAACAAACTTAAGATTGTTGGAGGCTCTTATGTTATACTATCAGGAATTTTTATGATTCTTTCTGGGGTTTTCTCTGATGGGACGAAATCACACGATTTTATAGCGCTTTCTACATTCTTGTTTTTCTATACTGGAAACCTATTATACGGTCTTGGAAGCTATGACAAGAAGATTAGAAATTGCTTTATAACCATTTTTATTGCCGCAATTGTTGGACTTTTACTCCCAATATGGCCGTCACTCGGGATCCTTGAAATTTATGGTTTATCTTTGGTTGTTATTGAATGTATACTAATTATCTATGAAAAAGACCCTGTTTTATCCTTAAAATAATATGTTTTGTCTTATATCATAATTATATTTTAATTAATAATAAAAATCAGGCTTTTATACCTGATTTTTTTATTTCTACATTTAGAGGTTTCTTTCTAAATGGTCCCGCACAAGAAAGGTAACACCATTACAATTCTTGTTTTGTTGTATAATATATAATATTATATACATTATATAATAAATATTATTTGAAATTTTCTACTTTTATATAAAATATATTATATATTTTATATAAAACAATGAATAATATAAATAAGATTTTATAAATAGAAGATTTGATATTTATATTATATATAAATTATAATATATTTTATATAGATAAATTATATTTATAATATAACATATGAAAGATATACAATTTATAAAATATATACAATGTATAAATTTACTTCTGAAAAAACTGTGTATTTTCAAAAAAGTAAATCATTTATTTTAAAAATCACTACTTTTATAAACAATAAAAATAGTTAATAATGTCTATTTCATGCTTTATTAAAGCTTTTTTATTTACTTCGGTAAATTTTGATTTACCGAAGTAAAAGGAGGAGATTATCAATCAATACTGCTAAAAAATTTATTTATTTAAATTCTCCGATTTTAGACACTATAAAAAAATCGGATGATTATTTTATCATCCGATTAATAAAACGCCTTTTATATCGCAAAATTCTTTTTAAGAAAATATTACATAATTTTTACTACAAAATGAGTAAAAATCATATAAACAACTTTCTCTTTTGAACTTTTATAAGATTATTAATATTATTTTTTTTCTGATATATCCATATTAACAACAAAATAATCCATTGTAAATTTAAAAATCAAAATATGCCGGGTTTGATTATATGTGAAATGTGAAAAATATCCATAAATATAAAATACAACTCCATATAAAAAAACAGAAATTATAAAATTCTTAAAATTTCTCTTATTCTTTTTCGTTCCCATATATTTTTCTCTGATTATTGCAATTATTATAATCATAATACTGGTTAATAAAAATTTAAGAGATATAATAGAAGGATATTTATATGTAAAAGGAAATTTTGTAGTCAAAAAACTTGGCATCAGATACCAATAAAAAAAAATTTCAAAAATAGTGTATAATATTGTAGCTTTATCTTTCTTAACCAATAAAAATATTTTTTTTATATCAATCACCTCAATAAGTATATAATACTTTTTTAAATTCTATTTTAGTTGAAAAAATTTCGTATCCTGCTATATAAAAATCAATGTTATATAATCCTAAAAATTTTTGTGTATTTTGTTTAAATACTACTGTAATGTTTTTATTTGGATTTGTGAAATCTGGAGATATAACATTATAATATGCATTATATATTATATCATCTTTTGTTAATACACAAAAAACAGGTAAATATTTATCGCTTTTTAGTATTTTTTTAATTTTTAAATTTACTAAAATTTTATTCTGCGCCACTTATAGCTCCTTGAACTCCACCATTAACACCATTCGCAGTTCTCTCAGCCACTTCCCTTGTTTTACCAGTTGCATAATCATGCAATTCCATATTATACAACTTCCAGTAATCACTTGATTCGTGAGAAATACCATCGTTAATATACATTCTATCCCTCCTATTTGATAGTTTCTAAAAGTGTAATAAAAAGAATGGATTTTTAAAGTTATCATTTTCACTTATTCAATTCATAATAATTTTATCAAAAAAAAAAAAAATCAACAACATTGAAGTAAATTATTTCTAAATTTTTCTTTTCATAAATTTAATAAATTTACACAATTATTATATCGTTTGATATATTATTATTGTTAAATTTTCGTTTAATATGAGTAATATTAATCAGATATGTCCTTTTTAAAACCAGGCTATTTTAGACTCGATAAAAAAATCGGATGAATTTTATCATCCGATTAATAAAACACCTTTTATGTCGCAAAATTCTTTTTAAGAAAATGTTACGTACAAATTATTTACAATTTAATAAATACCATCACTACTCTTTAAAATTTTCCATCCTTTTTCAGCTGTGAATTCAATAAGAATTATTTTTTCTTCTTCTAATAACCTTATTAAATTTTCTTCAAATCCACTTTTTGAAACAAGAATAAAATTATCTATCTCCATCTTTAATCTTTCTGTTTTAAGTTTTAGATTATAAAAATCCTTTACATTCATCTTTCTATTTCTCCATTTTATTTCCGCTGCATAAATTTTATTTTCAAAATCCTTTCCTAGCATATCTATTTCAATGTCCTTATTCCAATAATTGCCTGCTTCAATTAAATTAAATTTTTCTTTTAAATAATTTATACTCTGTTTTTCAAATTCAAATGATACATATTGTGGCAAATCCCTTTTTATGACTTCCAAAACATTTGAGTAATCATTTAAATCCACATTTTCCTTATATGGAAAAATATATCTATACCAGAAATTAAATAACTGATCATCTATCTTATACAAAAAATTTTTTATTCTATGTGGATTTTTCGTAAATGCTGGATATATTCTTTTTACTATCTTTAAAAGTTGAAGGGATTTTAAATATGGTTGTATTTTCCTGGAGTCTTTTTCTCCAATGAATGTTGTTATCTCATTGATCCTTGTCTTTCCGTTAGCAAGTGCTTCAAGAATAGATTGATATACAGAAGTTTCCCTTAATTCTTGAGTTAAAATAAAATATGGTTCTTCTTTCAATGGAGCGCCAAGCGTTAAAAATAGCTTTTCTATATTCTCAAAAATATCGATATTATTATCCCATAATTGTAAATAATATGGAACGCCTCCTATAATTGAATAAACAATCATTAAAAAATGATAATCATAATTCGGAAGAAACAAACTAATATCTTTAAAAGCAATAGGATTCAACATTAAATTTCCTGTTTTCCTTCCATATAATGGATTATTATAACTCAAGATACCTTCCATAAAACTTATGCTTGATCCACATAAGATTAGTTTGATTTTAGAATTTTCAAATTCATCAATCAATAATTGAAGTATTGAAAGCATTTCCTGATTCTTTTCAACCATATACTGAAATTCATCTAAAATTAAAATTAAATTTTCTTTTTTTGATAATTCAAACAGAATTCTAAATGCATCTTCCCAGTTTTCAAAATTAATTTTGCCAAAATTCAAAAATTCTCCTACTTTCATTGAAAAAATTTTTAACTGTTCTTTTGGAGAAATTTTTCTTGCAGTATAATATAATGCATTTTTGTTTTTTGATACTTCTTTTAATAAAAAACTCTTCCCAATTCTTCTTCTGCCATATAATATAAAAACTTCTTTTCTATTGGAATTCAAAATCTTTTCAAAAAAATCTCTTTCCTCAAATCTATCTATAAAAATAATTTCACCTCCAATTTAAATTATACTAAACTAAATTAGTATAATTTAAATTAGTATAATTTCGATGTAATTATATCACAAAAAAATCAATTTTACTATATTGTATACAAAAAATAAAAGCTTTCCAAAAATGGAAAGCTTTAGAAATAATTTTTAGAAATATGCTTTTATATTAAGAGAAATTGAGTTTGTTGTTTCAAGTGATTTCATCGGATGATTTTCATTTTCTGCATATGCATATTTAAAAGAAATTCCTGGTTCAAAATTATCTATTCCAGAATAATAAATTTTAACATTTGCCATATATCCTGGAAGATATGCATCATTAATTTTCGCAAAATCAATAAGACCTAATCCTTCTAAATTAAAATTGTTAATCTTCATTTTTATATAAGTATCTCCACCAAATGAAATATGATCCTTCAATTCTTCACTTGGAAGTCCATTAAATCCTTCAATCCCAAAAGTAAACTCTTCACCTGAAGTATATTCTATTCCAAAAACCCCTTTTACATAATATTTCTCAAAAATCTCAACATTTGTTGATGATGTTGTTAAAACAGTTTCAGTTGGTTTTGATGTGTTAGGTACATAATAAGATGTATTTACAATAACATAATTTCTTTCAGGCATTATAAATGCTGCCTCACCATGATAACTTATAGAATCAAAGAAGTTTGAAACTCCCTGAAGATCTATTGTTACTGAATTTCTATTTGGTCTGTAAAATACAGTTTTTGATATACCTGTTCCATCTTCAGAGTATGAAATATCAATTTTTTCTGGAACCATAAAATGGTAATGATCATGAACAAATCCAAGTTTTATGTCATAATCCATAATATTCATTGAAATCTTTGATTCAAAATTTGAATTATAAATTGACAATTCATCTGTTGATGTTGAATTTGCTGTAATTGTATTTACTTTATATGTATTTGATAATGATAAAAGTGTTTGACCAAGATATATTTCGTTTATCTTTTCATCAGTAAAACCTA
This Marinitoga sp. 1197 DNA region includes the following protein-coding sequences:
- a CDS encoding DUF998 domain-containing protein, with product MRRAFGLLSIIIFFIFTSVSIFINKNWWNILNYTFSKLGKPALALSPWIFSVGVIIGGIFMSIHGFLVISHSENKLKIVGGSYVILSGIFMILSGVFSDGTKSHDFIALSTFLFFYTGNLLYGLGSYDKKIRNCFITIFIAAIVGLLLPIWPSLGILEIYGLSLVVIECILIIYEKDPVLSLK
- a CDS encoding ATP-binding protein, producing the protein MGGEIIFIDRFEERDFFEKILNSNRKEVFILYGRRRIGKSFLLKEVSKNKNALYYTARKISPKEQLKIFSMKVGEFLNFGKINFENWEDAFRILFELSKKENLILILDEFQYMVEKNQEMLSILQLLIDEFENSKIKLILCGSSISFMEGILSYNNPLYGRKTGNLMLNPIAFKDISLFLPNYDYHFLMIVYSIIGGVPYYLQLWDNNIDIFENIEKLFLTLGAPLKEEPYFILTQELRETSVYQSILEALANGKTRINEITTFIGEKDSRKIQPYLKSLQLLKIVKRIYPAFTKNPHRIKNFLYKIDDQLFNFWYRYIFPYKENVDLNDYSNVLEVIKRDLPQYVSFEFEKQSINYLKEKFNLIEAGNYWNKDIEIDMLGKDFENKIYAAEIKWRNRKMNVKDFYNLKLKTERLKMEIDNFILVSKSGFEENLIRLLEEEKIILIEFTAEKGWKILKSSDGIY
- a CDS encoding pseudouridine-5'-phosphate glycosidase, producing the protein MLEKYLVISDEVRKALKEQKPIVALESTIISHGMPYPQNVETALNVERIVRENGAVPATIAVINGKLKAGLTDDEIEYLGKKGQEVMKVSRRDIPYVVAKKMDGATTVAGTMIIASMTGIKVFATGGIGGVHRNAQDTFDISADLQELANTDVAVVCAGAKSILDLGLTLEYLETFGVPVIGYKTEELPAFYTRKSGYKVNFKLDTPEEIAEFLNVKWELDLKGGAVIANPIPEKYQMDYEIITKAIDDAIKEAEKLGIKGKETTPFLLSKVKEITGGKSLESNIQLVYNNAKLAAQIAKDL
- a CDS encoding AAA-like domain-containing protein, giving the protein MNSKKKFINDFRKSLKEMGADELKIKNLKRINNIIFEIAEKENKEIILMVDDFEKLKTLEVLNEFLHTIRAMFHMKKEYKLRSVIFSGAKYIPIMPDDKGSPYNIAEHMEIPYFTKGQVYDLLSQHEKETGQIFEEKVKELIWHNAAGQPGLTNGLAYDLVMKKAKGEKIITEKHFEKTLYDYMYVYIDKNIANIINKAKNEKDLIMKILFEPNNVEFNIYDENIKFLYLNGLIDNCNGKCCVRVPLYYKALYARFKPKVNIDNS